In one Brassica oleracea var. oleracea cultivar TO1000 chromosome C9, BOL, whole genome shotgun sequence genomic region, the following are encoded:
- the LOC106317503 gene encoding uncharacterized protein LOC106317503, with the protein MAPCLKSVYNVSGKNVHVNIDGRSFVIDHDESQPIDISITSEGYTKINKVNSEDIQGYRLRYDNYNIMLNDALGKSTDVADYAIHTKYYDQDVRIQVFPDEMHLSCNVMAFLISRSMSLNTCCGERCTLL; encoded by the exons ATGGCTCCATGTCTAAAGAGTGTTTACAATGTTTCTGGTAAGAATGTACACGTAAACATTGATGGTAGGTCGTTTGTTATTGACCACGATGAGTCTCAGCCTATTGATATTTCTATCACTAGTGAGGGGTACACGAAGATTAACAAAGTTAATTCTGAAGATATACAAGGATATCGACTGAGGTACGATAATTACAATATCATGCTTAATGATGCTCTTGGCAAGAGTACTGACGTTGCAGATTACGCTATCCATACAAAGTATTATGATCAAGATGTTCGCATACAAGTATTCCCAGATGAAATGCATTTATCGTGCAATG TGATGGCATTCTTGATATCTCGGTCTATGAGCTTGAACACCTGCTGCGGGGAGAGATGCACACTGTTATGA
- the LOC106317557 gene encoding glutathione S-transferase T3-like, producing MDNTPVSDPPASKERRKWSLKEDRILISAWLNTSIDAVVGNEQKAPHFWKRIVEYYNSSPHLVGTIPRELGQCKQRWARINELVCKFVGSYEAVLREQRSGQNDDDVMKAVLDIFYNDYSIKFTLEHAWRELRHDKKWCSSFLAKGNAKEKRKQALEADGEDAVRAGESRPIVVKAAKASLKRKKNGRDEELEKIQGIMEMKDKISKRKVLERLLAKTDDFSEMETSLKLKLMSEML from the coding sequence ATGGATAACACCCCTGTTTCTGATCCGCCAGCTTCCAAGGAGAGGAGAAAATGGTCTCTCAAAGAGGATAGAATCCTCATAAGCGCTTGGCTTAACACGAGTATAGACGCTGTGGTCGGCAATGAGCAGAAGGCTCCTCATTTCTGGAAGAGAATTGTAGAGTACTACAACTCAAGCCCTCATCTGGTAGGGACAATACCTAGAGAGCTTGGTCAGTGCAAGCAAAGGTGGGCTCGGATTAACGAGCTAGTATGCAAGTTTGTTGGTAGCTATGAAGCAGTCCTGAGGGAGCAGAGGAGTGGGCAAAATGATGATGATGTGATGAAAGCTGTCCTCGATATCTTCTACAATGATTACTCCATCAAGTTCACACTGGAACATGCTTGGAGGGAGCTGAGGCATGACAAGAAATGGTGCTCCTCCTTTCTCGCTAAGGGCAATGCGAAGGAAAAGCGCAAGCAGGCGTTGGAGGCTGATGGAGAAGATGCGGTGAGAGCAGGAGAGAGTAGACCTATTGTTGTGAAGGCTGCTAAAGCTTCGCTAAAGAGGAAGAAAAATGGTAGAGATGAGGAGTTGGAAAAGATTCAAGGCATTATGGAGATGAAAGACAAGATATCTAAACGCAAAGTGCTTGAGCGTTTGCTTGCCAAAACTGATGATTTTTCGGAGATGGAAACATCTTTGAAACTGAAACTGATGTCAGAGATGTTATGA
- the LOC106316892 gene encoding uncharacterized protein LOC106316892, which yields MSSSSSDGVEERLDEIIDDIIDETYINIVESQPKKQRKRAYIERDRELGHNRLWNDYFSEDATFPTHLFRRHFRMNKDLFLRIAYRLSENVPFFQQRRDATGRFGLSPLHKCTAAIRLLAYGNAADAVDEYLRIGESTAIFCLEHFNEGIIRLFGDEYLRRPTAEDFERLLHIGEIRGFSGMVGSIDCMHCRWKNCPTAWKGQYTRGSTKPSIVLEAVASQDLWIWHVFFGLPCTLNDINVLDRSPVFDDIIQGRAPRVEYMVNRHIYNLAYYLTNGIYPNWSTFIQSISLPQGLKTDLFTKYQESTRKDVERAFGVLQSRFAIVKNPGSFMGPG from the coding sequence ATGTCATCATCGTCATCCGATGGAGTGGAAGAAAGATTGGACGAAATTATCGACGATATCATTGACGAAACCTACATCAACATTGTGGAATCCCAACCCAAAAAGCAGAGGAAACGCGCTTACATAGAACGAGACCGGGAATTAGGACACAACCGATTATGGAATGATTACTTCAGCGAAGATGCGACATTCCCGACACATTTATTTAGACGTCATTTCCGTATGAACAAAGACTTATTCTTGCGTATTGCCTATCGCCTCTCAGAAAACGTTCCATTCTTTCAACAAAGAAGAGATGCAACAGGGAGGTTTGGTCTTTCTCCACTACATAAATGTACGGCAGCAATTCGTCTCCTTGCTTATGGTAATGCAGCAGACGCGGTTGATGAATATCTCAGAATTGGTGAAAGCACGGCAATTTTCTGTTTAGAGCATTTTAATGAAGGAATAATCCGGTTATTTGGTGATGAGTATCTACGAAGACCGACAGCAGAGGATTTTGAACGACTACTCCATATTGGAGAGATACGAGGGTTTTCTGGGATGGTAGGAAGCATCGACTGTATGCATTGCAGGTGGAAAAATTGCCCAACCGCTTGGAAAGGACAGTACACCCGGGGATCAACAAAACCGTCAATTGTCTTAGAGGCAGTAGCTTCACAAGATCTTTGGATATGGCACGTTTTCTTTGGTCTTCCATGTACCTTAAACGATATTAATGTCCTAGATCGGTCTCCTGTCTTTGATGACATTATTCAAGGTCGAGCTCCGAGGGTAGAGTATATGGTCAACCGACACATCTATAATTTGGCGTATTACCTAACAAACGGTATTTATCCAAACTGGTCAACATTTATCCAATCTATCTCACTCCCTCAAGGTCTTAAAACAGATTTATTTACTAAATATCAAGAATCAACCCGAAAAGATGTGGAGAGGGCTTTTGGAGTTTTGCAATCTCGATTTGCAATTGTGAAAAACCCCGGCTCTTTCATGGGACCAGGATAA